A stretch of the Desulforamulus ferrireducens genome encodes the following:
- the pilM gene encoding type IV pilus assembly protein PilM has product MKVRLMSLINHRDKPRFGGVSSLISSLTKKKCALGIDIGTRFIKVVQISCSGKGTQVDYYGSISTPPELATNSFQEEMLAAELEKILGEISSKKCPINITLGGNRIITRHIRMPQMPAKELEKSIKWEVEKYLPMPVDELVLDYVNLGTLSSDGQKQQHILVAAIYRETVKKYYQAFSLAKLQISSVDLSAFALWRVFVGINKDFPKDVSAILDIGYSNSQLIVVNDRKISFTRLLPVGARTILDSLARNLHLEHATQALETGDGWSAELEREVAVSKDASLAQQQFWASGISDFCREVRRSLEFYQNQEKVQVTGIVITGGSANLAGIDALLAAELNLPVRVGSVDITIKDRPDQTIAPSYAVALGLALREVVD; this is encoded by the coding sequence GTGAAAGTAAGATTAATGAGCCTAATCAACCATAGAGACAAGCCAAGGTTCGGTGGAGTTTCTTCATTAATTAGCTCATTAACTAAGAAAAAATGTGCCCTGGGTATAGATATTGGCACTCGTTTTATTAAAGTTGTGCAAATCAGCTGCTCTGGAAAAGGAACACAGGTGGATTATTATGGCAGCATTAGCACTCCCCCGGAATTGGCAACTAATTCTTTTCAGGAAGAAATGTTGGCTGCTGAGTTAGAAAAAATTCTGGGGGAAATATCCAGCAAGAAATGCCCCATCAATATTACCCTTGGGGGCAACAGGATTATTACCAGACATATTCGCATGCCGCAAATGCCGGCTAAAGAACTGGAAAAGTCTATCAAATGGGAAGTTGAAAAATATTTGCCCATGCCGGTGGACGAACTGGTGCTTGATTATGTTAACCTAGGAACCCTAAGTTCGGATGGTCAAAAACAACAGCATATCCTAGTAGCAGCCATCTACCGCGAGACTGTTAAAAAATATTATCAAGCCTTTTCTTTAGCCAAATTACAAATTAGTTCTGTTGATTTGTCTGCCTTTGCCCTCTGGCGGGTTTTTGTAGGTATCAATAAGGACTTTCCCAAAGATGTCTCAGCCATACTGGACATAGGCTATAGCAACAGTCAGTTGATTGTGGTTAATGATCGTAAAATTTCTTTTACCAGGTTGCTTCCTGTGGGTGCCCGGACTATTTTGGACTCCTTAGCCCGAAACCTGCACTTAGAACATGCCACACAAGCACTGGAAACAGGGGATGGATGGTCTGCGGAGCTGGAACGGGAGGTGGCTGTTAGCAAAGATGCTAGCCTTGCGCAACAGCAATTTTGGGCTAGTGGAATTAGTGATTTTTGCCGGGAAGTCCGCAGGTCATTGGAGTTCTATCAGAATCAGGAAAAGGTTCAGGTGACCGGTATTGTTATTACCGGTGGTAGCGCTAACTTAGCTGGTATTGATGCCCTTTTGGCGGCAGAGTTAAATCTGCCCGTTAGGGTAGGCTCTGTTGATATTACTATCAAGGACAGGCCTGATCAAACCATAGCCCCCTCCTATGCTGTAGCTCTGGGTTTGGCCCTGCGAGAGGTGGTGGACTAA
- a CDS encoding CD1247 N-terminal domain-containing protein, with protein sequence MDTLKSKVAYLQGLSDGMDLPSDSKEGRLLNGIIDVLQDFAEQLEGLEEAQEQLEDYVETIDEDLYNLEEDLNDCECCDDEDYMEVECPGCGETVMFHSDILEDDDIIEVTCPNCDEVVFVNDDQYSSADEGENMEGQQNNR encoded by the coding sequence ATGGATACTTTAAAGTCCAAAGTAGCTTATTTGCAAGGATTATCGGATGGAATGGATTTACCCTCAGACAGCAAGGAAGGCCGACTCCTTAACGGTATTATTGATGTACTGCAGGATTTTGCCGAGCAATTAGAGGGTCTGGAAGAAGCCCAGGAGCAGTTAGAGGATTATGTAGAGACCATCGATGAGGATCTTTACAACCTGGAAGAGGATTTAAATGACTGCGAGTGCTGTGATGATGAAGACTATATGGAGGTAGAGTGCCCAGGATGTGGGGAAACGGTGATGTTCCATTCCGATATCCTGGAGGACGACGATATCATCGAAGTCACCTGCCCCAACTGTGATGAAGTAGTATTTGTCAACGATGATCAATACAGCAGTGCCGATGAAGGAGAAAACATGGAAGGTCAGCAAAATAATCGGTGA
- a CDS encoding PilN domain-containing protein — protein sequence MYKVNLLPPELMGWQKKVDKRQLIIITLGCLLSGLIILIYGKFLYDTYHLREQIQTMERELTQYQTEVANAKKLAAQRAEHEKAIEELQKIIKLKRVWGSTLDDINLNMPVDVWLTSLQIVHDKTKLPPNAETPQAATDEAGEDAPPVTESDEQTIIPNSPNVIIIEGKSGTTPSIGVFQKKLNELKYFSSVQLESMEVSNEDGTFKFIINAVLKESDTNAAESE from the coding sequence ATGTACAAGGTCAATCTATTACCACCGGAGTTGATGGGCTGGCAGAAAAAGGTGGACAAGCGACAACTGATTATCATAACCCTAGGTTGCCTGTTGTCTGGCCTAATCATACTAATTTATGGAAAGTTTTTATACGATACCTACCACCTGAGAGAGCAAATACAAACTATGGAGAGAGAACTAACCCAGTACCAGACAGAAGTTGCCAATGCTAAGAAGCTGGCAGCCCAAAGGGCTGAGCATGAAAAGGCTATCGAGGAATTGCAAAAGATAATTAAGCTCAAAAGGGTATGGGGTTCTACTTTGGATGATATTAACCTTAATATGCCGGTGGATGTATGGCTGACCAGTTTGCAAATTGTGCATGATAAAACCAAACTACCCCCTAATGCTGAGACTCCGCAAGCAGCAACGGATGAGGCAGGGGAAGATGCCCCGCCGGTTACTGAAAGTGACGAACAAACCATCATACCAAACTCACCCAATGTCATAATCATTGAGGGGAAATCCGGAACCACACCCTCCATTGGAGTGTTCCAAAAAAAGTTAAATGAGCTCAAATATTTTTCCTCTGTGCAATTAGAAAGTATGGAAGTGAGCAACGAAGACGGTACATTTAAGTTTATCATTAATGCGGTTCTGAAAGAGAGTGACACTAATGCTGCAGAATCTGAGTAA
- a CDS encoding sporulation peptidase YabG: MVKIGDIVTRKIYGEDMQFCVLGFYTNQRTGEKVAILALLDPNLIVEASVQELNPVSARKLFALTQNFVH; this comes from the coding sequence GTGGTGAAAATAGGAGATATTGTAACCCGAAAGATTTATGGCGAAGATATGCAATTTTGTGTTTTGGGTTTTTATACAAATCAACGAACCGGGGAAAAGGTGGCCATTTTAGCACTTTTAGATCCGAACCTAATAGTAGAGGCTTCGGTACAGGAACTAAACCCTGTATCGGCCAGAAAACTGTTTGCCTTAACGCAAAACTTTGTTCACTAA
- the pheA gene encoding prephenate dehydratase gives MEVIKQPQGLEESVQGRRIGYLGPQETYSYQAALQYVAEGKAEFVPCNTLEDVCRSVLAGNCTEGILPIENLLEGSVNQVLDLLLENPRLTIQGEILLTISHCLLVSGGSQADIKTVLSHPQALGQCRQYLAKHLPQAKQVAVESTALAAQQVLEAGQVGLAAIAPLSAAQKYGLKVLAENIQDQPHNCTRFVVVGTEQVPWGKGSYKTSLAVTGLDRPGTLHSILKEFAWQGINLTRIESRPAKTFLGEYVFYIDLAGHRCQPEVAEALQRVAEQNRGLRIFGSYPACSQGPRLEQAPPEDTLPSLRLDIDLIDRQLIQLLGKRLRLAQRIGDSEKQREQQVLESVRLLASQQGLAPDVVEEMYRLLLNYSGQT, from the coding sequence ATGGAAGTTATCAAGCAACCCCAAGGGCTGGAGGAATCGGTGCAGGGGCGAAGAATTGGTTATTTAGGGCCACAGGAAACCTATTCCTATCAGGCTGCCTTACAATATGTGGCTGAGGGTAAGGCAGAATTTGTCCCCTGTAACACTTTAGAAGATGTCTGCCGAAGTGTTTTGGCGGGGAATTGCACAGAGGGCATACTGCCCATAGAAAACCTACTGGAAGGCTCTGTCAACCAAGTGCTGGATTTATTGCTTGAAAACCCCAGGCTAACCATACAGGGGGAGATCCTCTTGACTATATCCCATTGCCTGCTGGTCTCCGGGGGTTCCCAGGCGGATATTAAAACTGTCCTTTCCCATCCCCAGGCTTTGGGTCAGTGTCGTCAATACTTAGCTAAACACCTTCCCCAGGCTAAGCAGGTGGCGGTGGAAAGCACCGCTTTGGCTGCCCAGCAGGTGCTGGAGGCAGGTCAAGTGGGTCTGGCTGCCATTGCTCCCTTGTCTGCCGCTCAAAAATATGGTTTAAAAGTATTGGCTGAAAATATCCAGGACCAACCCCATAATTGCACCCGTTTTGTGGTGGTTGGCACAGAGCAGGTACCTTGGGGAAAGGGTAGCTATAAAACCTCCCTGGCAGTTACCGGTCTGGACCGGCCGGGAACCCTCCACAGTATTCTGAAGGAATTTGCCTGGCAGGGTATTAACCTAACCCGTATCGAATCCCGCCCAGCCAAGACATTTTTAGGGGAGTATGTTTTCTATATCGATTTGGCAGGTCACCGCTGTCAACCTGAGGTTGCTGAAGCGTTGCAAAGGGTGGCGGAACAAAACCGGGGCTTAAGAATCTTTGGTAGTTATCCTGCCTGTAGCCAAGGACCTCGCCTTGAACAAGCGCCGCCAGAGGATACTTTGCCATCTCTGCGCTTGGATATTGATCTGATCGATCGACAGTTGATCCAGCTCCTAGGTAAACGTCTTAGGCTGGCACAAAGGATAGGGGACAGTGAGAAGCAAAGGGAACAACAGGTGTTGGAGTCCGTTCGTTTGCTGGCTAGTCAACAGGGTCTTGCCCCCGATGTAGTGGAGGAAATGTACCGACTGCTGTTGAATTATTCTGGGCAAACTTAG
- the gspM gene encoding type II secretion system protein GspM — MLQNLSKREKIMLSVLVVVVLVFVFVQCILTPQLVAFEEMRITYQEQTQQLQQAKGLAKETNQNELLHESARKLKQLAGQFQAEVSDGSGLVKLAIESLNENIELIGFQPLPKQDKTYYYEVPFRMVLRGNFVDVLNYFKNLEQQKILPNPVEIRELKITQPKLQEREKQNDIEGMGLVNIEAKPNLASGMVEASFVLMTYASHDPQSLLALEEISKWVVGRENPFRHPGKVSPYPGVKPAEETVLFPSLFHMKETATHFIFPKALSFR, encoded by the coding sequence ATGCTGCAGAATCTGAGTAAAAGGGAAAAAATAATGCTCTCAGTATTAGTGGTTGTTGTGCTGGTATTTGTCTTTGTTCAGTGTATTTTAACTCCCCAACTGGTGGCCTTTGAGGAAATGAGAATAACATATCAAGAACAAACACAGCAGTTGCAACAAGCCAAGGGCCTGGCAAAAGAGACCAATCAAAACGAACTGCTCCATGAATCCGCAAGGAAATTAAAGCAATTGGCAGGTCAGTTTCAAGCAGAGGTTTCTGATGGGTCAGGTCTGGTAAAATTAGCTATTGAGTCACTTAATGAAAACATTGAATTGATTGGCTTTCAACCTTTACCTAAGCAGGATAAAACCTATTACTACGAAGTACCTTTCCGTATGGTTTTGCGGGGTAATTTTGTAGATGTACTGAATTACTTTAAAAATCTGGAACAGCAGAAGATACTGCCGAACCCTGTTGAGATTAGAGAATTAAAGATTACCCAGCCAAAACTGCAAGAGCGGGAAAAACAAAATGACATCGAAGGTATGGGTCTAGTTAATATAGAGGCTAAGCCCAATTTAGCCAGCGGGATGGTGGAAGCAAGTTTTGTCTTAATGACTTATGCAAGCCATGATCCACAATCCCTTTTGGCACTGGAGGAGATTAGCAAGTGGGTAGTGGGAAGGGAAAATCCTTTTCGCCACCCCGGCAAAGTTTCACCCTATCCTGGCGTGAAACCGGCAGAAGAAACAGTGCTGTTCCCAAGTCTATTTCACATGAAGGAAACAGCAACTCACTTTATCTTCCCGAAAGCGTTGAGTTTTAGATAA
- a CDS encoding type IV pilus modification PilV family protein, translating to MVNERVRNGFTFIEVMISILILGIVLIPLIDVFARSNINSLDAEKSTTALYLSQSKLEQLINTPFSDIKSVNKQPYPGKDSYTYSVTVLETASDKGYQVKNITVVVYYHLGGVEKQVSLTMEKTNRDVKADQQVQ from the coding sequence TTGGTTAATGAAAGAGTAAGAAACGGTTTCACTTTTATTGAGGTAATGATTAGTATATTAATCCTCGGGATTGTATTAATACCCTTAATAGATGTTTTTGCCCGGAGCAATATAAACTCTTTGGATGCTGAAAAATCAACCACCGCACTATATTTGTCCCAGAGCAAGCTGGAGCAGTTAATTAACACTCCTTTTAGTGATATTAAATCGGTCAATAAACAACCCTACCCTGGTAAAGACAGTTATACTTACTCTGTGACGGTACTGGAGACTGCCAGCGACAAAGGTTATCAGGTTAAGAACATCACCGTGGTTGTCTATTATCACCTTGGTGGTGTGGAAAAACAGGTATCATTAACAATGGAGAAAACGAACCGAGATGTTAAGGCAGATCAACAAGTACAATAA
- a CDS encoding TldD/PmbA family protein: MLDKQILKEVLDMALGNGGDFADVFVENKRVTGIGMEAGRIERVNSGLDVGAGIRVISGDATAYAYTNDISKDGLLEAAQIASHAAKGGKKDFNIDLTTVKPLVDFTFEKRPEDIKTEEKVAVVKSAEKAARSVDKEKIKQVIVGYGDTVQKVVLANSNGVFMEDERIRTRLVVNAVASDGDTIQTGYEAVGSLCGFELFSRIEPEAVAKQAATRAVQMLSAKPAPVGKMPVVMAGEAGGTMVHEACGHGLEADLTQRNLSVYANKKGQLVASELVTVVDDATLEDKYGSYRFDDEGVPSRKVTMIKDGVLTDYLYDYLTATREKRESNGHGRRESYQHKPLPRMANTMIAPGKTDPEKIIKETKNGLLVQKMGGGQVNTTTGDFVFDVAEGYLIKDGEIGSMVRGATLTGNGPEVLKIVDLVGSDLGFTIGTCGKDGQGAPVSDAQPTIRIPEIVVGGTAHGEDDNNPNIKRIKRL; encoded by the coding sequence TTGCTAGATAAACAAATCCTTAAAGAAGTATTAGACATGGCCCTGGGAAACGGCGGCGATTTTGCTGATGTTTTTGTAGAGAATAAAAGAGTAACCGGTATTGGTATGGAAGCAGGACGCATTGAAAGGGTGAATTCGGGATTAGATGTAGGTGCCGGTATAAGGGTTATTTCCGGAGATGCCACGGCCTATGCCTATACCAACGATATTAGTAAAGATGGTTTACTGGAAGCTGCCCAAATTGCCAGCCACGCTGCTAAGGGCGGCAAGAAGGATTTTAACATTGACCTGACAACTGTAAAACCGCTGGTTGATTTTACGTTTGAAAAACGCCCGGAGGATATTAAAACTGAGGAAAAGGTGGCAGTTGTTAAGTCGGCAGAAAAGGCTGCCCGGTCGGTGGATAAAGAAAAAATAAAACAGGTTATTGTGGGGTATGGAGATACCGTACAAAAGGTAGTCCTGGCCAATAGCAACGGGGTTTTTATGGAAGATGAAAGAATACGTACCCGTTTGGTGGTTAATGCGGTGGCATCAGATGGTGATACCATTCAAACTGGTTATGAAGCTGTGGGCAGTCTTTGTGGTTTTGAACTATTTTCCAGGATAGAACCAGAGGCTGTGGCCAAACAGGCTGCCACCAGGGCGGTGCAAATGCTATCAGCCAAACCAGCCCCGGTGGGTAAAATGCCGGTGGTTATGGCCGGAGAAGCAGGGGGCACCATGGTTCACGAAGCCTGTGGACATGGTTTAGAAGCTGATCTTACCCAACGGAACCTTTCTGTATATGCGAATAAGAAGGGCCAACTGGTTGCTTCTGAGCTTGTCACTGTGGTGGATGATGCAACCCTAGAAGATAAATATGGCTCCTATCGCTTTGATGATGAGGGAGTACCTTCGCGTAAGGTAACTATGATCAAAGACGGCGTCTTAACTGATTACCTGTACGACTATCTCACTGCCACCAGGGAAAAGAGAGAATCCAATGGTCATGGTCGGCGGGAATCCTATCAGCATAAGCCCCTACCAAGAATGGCAAACACCATGATTGCTCCGGGCAAGACTGACCCGGAAAAGATTATTAAAGAAACTAAAAATGGTTTGCTAGTACAGAAAATGGGCGGTGGTCAAGTAAATACCACCACCGGAGACTTTGTTTTTGATGTAGCCGAAGGCTACTTAATCAAGGATGGAGAAATCGGCTCCATGGTACGGGGGGCAACCCTGACAGGAAATGGACCGGAAGTATTAAAAATTGTGGATCTGGTGGGGTCCGATCTGGGGTTCACAATTGGTACCTGCGGCAAGGATGGCCAAGGGGCACCGGTTTCTGACGCTCAACCAACCATACGTATACCAGAAATCGTGGTGGGTGGTACCGCACATGGGGAAGATGATAACAACCCTAACATAAAAAGGATTAAAAGACTATAG
- a CDS encoding M24 family metallopeptidase: protein MKQRIERLREKMSRQDMPYLLITDPNNRFYLSGFTGSTGVLLIGLEKCYFLTDFRYLEQVKEQCPGYELIKVEQQSVFASLRQVLKGFKGEKLFFEENHLTVKEYWELKEVLPNLAILPGSGIVEELRMVKDAEEISLMRQAMAIGDAAFQHILQMIKPGVAEQELALELEFFMRRQGASGTAFDTIVASGPRSALPHGVASERKLQQGDFITMDFGAIYQRYNSDMTRTVVLGEPTAKQREIYQIVLEAQLAGLAAVKAGVPAKAVDAAARRIITERGYGEYFGHGTGHSVGLAIHEKPAVNTRDETILQPGMVITIEPGIYLPEWGGVRIEDSVLVTEEGCEILTSSPKLELLKL, encoded by the coding sequence TTGAAGCAAAGAATAGAGCGACTACGTGAAAAAATGTCCCGGCAAGATATGCCCTATCTTTTGATAACTGATCCCAACAATAGATTTTACCTCAGTGGTTTTACAGGCTCCACTGGGGTTTTGCTGATTGGCTTAGAGAAATGCTATTTTCTCACCGATTTCCGTTACCTGGAACAGGTTAAGGAACAGTGTCCTGGTTACGAACTGATCAAGGTCGAACAGCAGTCAGTCTTTGCCTCGTTACGCCAAGTATTAAAGGGATTTAAAGGTGAAAAGCTATTCTTTGAAGAAAATCACCTGACAGTCAAGGAATATTGGGAGTTAAAAGAGGTTCTGCCTAACCTGGCAATATTGCCAGGCAGTGGCATAGTGGAAGAATTAAGAATGGTTAAAGACGCCGAGGAAATCTCCCTTATGCGACAGGCTATGGCCATCGGCGATGCCGCCTTTCAGCATATTTTGCAAATGATTAAACCTGGGGTGGCAGAACAAGAACTGGCTTTGGAGCTTGAGTTTTTCATGCGTCGGCAGGGAGCCTCCGGCACCGCCTTTGATACCATTGTAGCCTCCGGCCCGCGGTCAGCCTTACCACACGGGGTGGCCAGTGAGCGTAAGTTACAACAGGGTGATTTCATCACCATGGATTTTGGTGCAATATATCAAAGGTATAACTCAGATATGACCCGAACCGTTGTGCTGGGTGAGCCAACTGCTAAACAGCGGGAAATCTACCAAATTGTCCTGGAAGCCCAGTTAGCAGGTCTCGCTGCTGTGAAAGCCGGGGTGCCAGCCAAGGCAGTGGATGCAGCCGCCCGTCGGATTATCACCGAGAGAGGCTATGGTGAATACTTTGGTCATGGTACCGGTCATAGCGTGGGTTTGGCCATTCATGAAAAGCCTGCTGTTAATACCAGAGATGAAACCATCCTGCAGCCAGGCATGGTTATTACCATTGAACCAGGCATTTACCTACCCGAATGGGGTGGGGTGCGGATAGAGGACAGTGTATTGGTAACCGAAGAAGGTTGTGAAATACTTACCTCTTCACCTAAACTTGAATTATTAAAACTATAG
- the aroQ gene encoding type II 3-dehydroquinate dehydratase has translation MKFLILHGPNLNLLGQREPGVYGSATLEEINGYIQSLAEELAVQVEFFQSNHEGALIDKLHATLGVVDAVVFNPGAYTHYSIALRDAVASLPIPVIEVHLSNIHAREDFRHQSVIAPVAAGQIVGFGPASYLLGLRAAVSLVQSGRK, from the coding sequence ATGAAATTTTTAATTCTCCACGGCCCCAATTTGAATTTACTGGGACAACGGGAACCAGGTGTCTATGGTTCCGCAACACTGGAAGAAATAAATGGCTACATACAGTCCTTGGCCGAGGAATTAGCAGTCCAAGTGGAATTCTTTCAATCCAACCATGAGGGTGCCTTAATCGATAAGCTTCATGCCACCCTTGGTGTGGTGGACGCAGTGGTGTTTAATCCCGGAGCCTATACCCATTACAGTATTGCCCTGCGGGATGCGGTGGCTTCCCTACCAATTCCAGTTATCGAAGTGCATTTATCCAACATTCACGCTAGGGAAGATTTTCGCCATCAATCTGTGATAGCTCCGGTGGCCGCCGGCCAAATTGTCGGTTTTGGCCCGGCAAGTTATCTGCTTGGCTTAAGGGCGGCAGTAAGCCTGGTCCAATCCGGGAGGAAATAG
- a CDS encoding PilW family protein encodes MLRQINKYNKNLSQGFTLVEVMISMVILLVILSAVLLVYEQSVRTFRQNDIRSEVVDNLRISMDRMTRELMTCKELKLAQNGRLEFVTTHSNGNPMLVSYYLLPTQSELTDETTNELVRRVNTNPPNPISLFIKKMQVERIDTPIPYTNAPGGIWYVTSVRITLTGGSKYLTKDIVISTEVSIPSLRDVRY; translated from the coding sequence ATGTTAAGGCAGATCAACAAGTACAATAAAAACTTAAGCCAAGGTTTTACCCTGGTGGAAGTTATGATTTCCATGGTAATTTTACTGGTTATCTTGTCGGCTGTTTTGCTAGTCTATGAACAGAGCGTCCGTACCTTTCGGCAAAACGACATAAGAAGCGAAGTGGTAGATAATTTAAGAATAAGTATGGACCGTATGACCAGAGAGTTAATGACCTGTAAAGAACTTAAGCTTGCTCAAAACGGCCGATTGGAGTTTGTTACCACCCATTCCAACGGTAATCCTATGTTAGTCAGCTATTACCTGCTTCCCACCCAAAGTGAGCTCACCGATGAAACTACCAATGAGTTGGTTCGTAGAGTTAATACTAACCCCCCTAACCCCATAAGTCTGTTTATCAAGAAAATGCAAGTGGAGCGAATAGATACGCCCATCCCTTATACCAATGCACCAGGTGGAATTTGGTATGTTACCAGTGTACGAATAACCCTCACAGGTGGCTCAAAATATTTAACCAAGGATATTGTAATAAGCACAGAAGTGTCTATTCCCTCCTTACGAGATGTTCGGTATTAA
- the efp gene encoding elongation factor P, producing the protein MISTSDFRTGLTLEVDNDVYQIVEFQHVKPGKGAAFVRTKLRNMRTGAVIEKTFNPNEKFPPARIERQAVQYLYNDGENYNVMNTETFDQFAISAAEMGDSVKWLKENMTLTVATYNGAIIGVELPNTVELEVVDTAPGIKGDTASGGGKPATLETGAVINVPFFVNVGDVLQVDTRTGTYIKRV; encoded by the coding sequence TTGATCTCTACCAGTGATTTTAGAACCGGCCTCACCCTTGAGGTGGACAATGATGTGTACCAAATTGTTGAATTCCAGCACGTAAAACCCGGTAAAGGTGCAGCCTTTGTTCGTACCAAATTGAGAAACATGAGAACCGGGGCTGTGATAGAAAAAACCTTTAACCCTAACGAAAAATTCCCGCCGGCCCGCATCGAGCGCCAGGCAGTGCAGTATCTCTATAATGACGGTGAGAACTATAATGTCATGAACACCGAAACCTTTGATCAATTTGCCATTTCTGCGGCAGAAATGGGCGATTCTGTTAAGTGGCTGAAGGAAAACATGACCCTCACCGTGGCCACCTACAATGGTGCCATTATTGGTGTGGAATTACCCAATACTGTGGAACTGGAAGTTGTCGATACAGCCCCTGGTATCAAGGGAGATACCGCTTCCGGCGGCGGCAAACCGGCTACCCTGGAAACCGGAGCAGTTATCAACGTACCCTTCTTTGTTAACGTAGGGGATGTGCTGCAGGTGGATACCCGCACCGGCACCTATATTAAAAGGGTATAA
- a CDS encoding TldD/PmbA family protein, whose translation MQIAKDAVQKATRSGAALAEAYLLSSKDLSIEVRDGEVETMKLAEDRGLGLRVITAGRVGFAFTTEFSASGIEQVVQQALANGSNTEPDEYYKLPQVTEAYPQLDLYDPAIRAATVEHKIKMAVEMESKAKAYDKRVKIIESSIYQDAEMEVSIVNSQGLQAHYQGAYGGLYCALVAEEGADSQTGFAMKYGLKFAELDPVAIGQRAAQRAVRMLGAKPVKSQRVPVVLDPYIATNFLGLLAPALSGEAVQKGRSLFAGKVGQRVASQLITIVDDGRLAGGIASAPFDGEGVPTSETVLIDAGQLKGFLYNTYTAAKEGVASTGNGVRSSFKSTPEVGTTNFFIRPGQVTQEQIIKEVKNGLYVTEVMGMHTANPISGDFSVGAAGIWIENGQLTKPVRGVALAGNIMELLSAVDAVGEDLEFFGGKGAPTVRVASMSLSGS comes from the coding sequence ATGCAGATTGCTAAGGATGCTGTACAAAAAGCCACCCGCAGTGGTGCAGCCTTGGCGGAGGCTTACTTATTAAGTAGTAAAGATTTGTCTATCGAAGTTCGTGACGGTGAAGTGGAAACCATGAAACTGGCCGAGGACCGGGGATTGGGCCTCAGGGTTATTACCGCTGGACGAGTGGGGTTCGCCTTTACCACTGAGTTCAGTGCCAGTGGTATTGAGCAGGTGGTGCAGCAGGCCCTGGCCAATGGGTCGAACACAGAGCCCGATGAGTATTATAAATTACCCCAGGTAACAGAGGCATACCCTCAGTTAGATCTCTACGATCCGGCTATCCGGGCAGCCACAGTTGAACATAAAATTAAAATGGCCGTGGAGATGGAAAGTAAAGCCAAGGCCTACGATAAAAGGGTAAAAATTATCGAGAGCTCCATTTACCAGGATGCCGAAATGGAAGTAAGCATTGTCAATTCTCAGGGGCTGCAGGCCCATTATCAGGGAGCCTATGGCGGACTTTATTGTGCCCTGGTGGCCGAAGAAGGAGCAGACAGCCAAACGGGCTTTGCCATGAAGTACGGTCTAAAGTTTGCTGAACTGGACCCGGTGGCCATTGGCCAAAGGGCAGCCCAGCGGGCGGTACGCATGTTGGGAGCAAAACCGGTTAAATCCCAACGGGTACCGGTGGTGTTAGATCCCTATATTGCCACTAATTTCTTAGGGCTGCTTGCCCCTGCCCTGTCCGGTGAGGCAGTGCAAAAGGGTCGCTCTTTGTTTGCCGGGAAAGTGGGGCAAAGGGTGGCCAGCCAGCTTATCACCATCGTAGATGATGGACGATTGGCCGGGGGAATTGCCTCAGCGCCCTTTGACGGGGAGGGTGTACCCACCTCTGAGACGGTGCTCATCGATGCCGGTCAGTTAAAGGGCTTTCTTTACAATACCTATACCGCGGCCAAGGAGGGGGTTGCTTCCACCGGCAATGGTGTGAGGAGCTCCTTTAAGAGCACACCGGAGGTAGGAACCACCAATTTCTTTATCCGGCCCGGCCAGGTGACCCAGGAACAAATAATTAAAGAAGTCAAAAATGGCCTGTATGTCACCGAAGTGATGGGTATGCACACAGCCAACCCCATTTCCGGGGATTTTTCCGTAGGTGCAGCAGGTATCTGGATAGAGAACGGTCAATTGACCAAACCGGTGCGGGGGGTAGCCCTTGCCGGTAATATTATGGAGTTACTGAGTGCTGTGGATGCTGTGGGTGAGGACCTGGAATTCTTTGGTGGCAAAGGGGCGCCCACTGTTAGGGTGGCTTCCATGTCCCTCAGCGGCAGCTAG